The Clostridia bacterium DNA window TTTTGATCAAATTGACCGCTGTCTCTAAATCATACTCTCCCCGCAAATAGCCAATCATTTGCCGGTAACCCAAGCTTTGCAGGGCCGGTAAGTCCGGACTATAACCCTGGTCCAGGAGAGCCTTTACTTCCTCCAAGAAACCTTCCTCCATCATTTTGTCTACCCGCTGATTAATTCTTTCATAGAGATAAGTGCGCTCCGCAGTCAATCCTATGTAACAAAGATGGTACCGGCTCTCTGCCCGGCCCGGAGCTCGCTGCCCGGCTTCAGAAATAGGTACACCGGTGAGAGAGTATACTTCCAAGGCACGAATGACCCGCTTTAGATCATTGGGATGGATTTTTGCAGCCGCTGCAGGGTCCACCTGAGCTAGCTGCCGGTGCAAGTAATCTTTACCACGCCGCTTACTTTCTTCCATAAGCTTTTGGCGCAATTCCGCATCAAACGCCAGGGGACTGAACTTGTACGGATCAATAACCCCTTCAATATATAACCCGGTGCCGCCTACCAGTATGGGAATCTTACCCCTGGCAGCAATGCCGGGAATCAGTGCGTCTACCCGGTCCCTGAAATCCGCCACACTGAACCTGGCATCGGGAGGCAAAAAGCTCAACAGGTGGTGGGGGATAAACTCGCCGTTTGCAGCGAACATCTCTTCATGAGTTATTTTCGCGGTACCTATGTCCATACCCCGGTAAACCTGCGCGGAATCAGCGGAAATGATCTCCCCGCCGATCAGGGCAGCCACTTCCACTGCCACAGCTGATTTTCCCACCGCCGTCGGGCCGGCAATAATAGCTAAATTATACATGTCAACTCACCTATCCGGTTTAACTCCGGCCAAACCGCCTTAAGAGTTCTTTCATTGAAAGGCAAATGATGACCGGCCTGCCATGGGGGCACGTAAAAGGCCGGTTTAGTCGAGCCAGCTTATCCAGCAAGGCCTGCTGCTCGACCTGGGATAAGCGTTGCTTTGCTTTCACCGCCTTTTTACAGGCAAGCATTTTGATTACCGGCTCCCTGGCATCTTGTGTCTTATGGCCAGGCTGCTTCTCTGTATGGATGATTTCCCATATCAATTCGGCAATTTCCTCGCCGGTAAAACCCAACGGAACTGCTCTGATTAAAAAGGTATTCTTGCCAAAATGTTCTATGATTATTCCCATATCCCTCAGGAGCACCATGCGATTAATCAACAGCTCCTTGTCCACGGGGTTTAACTCCAGTGTGACCGGTACAGCTAATCCCTGGGCCTCGCAGGCAGAGGTACCCATCTTATCCCATAAAGCCTCATACTCAATGCGTTCATGGGCGGCGTGCTGGTCAACAATGTACAGGCCTTCAGCTCCTTGGGCCAGAATAAAAGAATCATGCAATTGACCGATAGCCACCAGTTCCGGAAAAGGTTCCTGCTCGACACGACCGGCCGGTGCCGGCGCTGCAACCGGGTCTACCGTGCCTTGCGGCACTTCGCTATGTTCCCTGGCACCTAATGGCCCCCGTAGAGAACCCGCCGGTGTCTCAGCCGTATGTTCTATCTGATAATCTTTAAGCTGCGTTTGTAAATAGGTATCAACTGCCTCCTTCACACGCTCAATACGCTTCGTCACTTCCTGGACAGGAGCACCTGAGCCGGTGACTAAGGGAATATGGTTCGTTTCCTGAAGGGCCCGGTGTACAGCCCCGGTCAGTGCTTGAGAGATCCTATCGGGATCGGCGAATTTAATCTCCAGCTTGGCCGGGTGGACGTTAACGTCCACCTCTTCCGGATCGACCCGCAAGGAGATGACCGCCACCGGATAGCGTCCATTTGGCAGTAACCCGCGATAAACTCGCTCCACAGCCCCCTGCAGCAAGGGACTTCGCACCGCCCTGCCATTGACAATGAAAAACTGCTGGTCCCTGTTACTGCGGGAAAAGAAGCCCTTTCCGGCATAACCTGTAATTTCGATAACCTCGTTTTTCCAATTCACCGGCACCAGGTTTTCCACAAACTCTAAGCCAAATAAATCAACCAGTGCATTCTGGAGCACCCCGGAACCGCCGGTGGCTAACACCTGCTGGCCGTTATGCCATAATTGAAAACCCACTGCCGGGTGAGCGACGGCCAGTTTCTGGACCGCCGCGATAGCATGAAATGCTTCCGTCGCCGGTCTTTTTAGATATTTCTTCCGGGCAGGAGTATTAAAGAACAGGTCTTCCACGATGACCTCTGTCCCCGCCGGGCATCCTGCCGGGGTAATGCCGGCTAGTTTGCCTCCTTCCAAGCGAATGACGGTGCCTTCCAAATCCTCTCTCTGCCTGGACATGAGGGTAACCCGGCTCACGGCGGCAATACTCGGCAATGCCTCCCCTCTAAAACCCAGGGTCCGGATGCGCAGCAAATCACCGGCATGCTTGATTTTGCTGGTGCCATGACGGGAAAAGGCTAACTGGCAATCTTCCCTGCTCATGCCGCTGCCGTCGTCCCTCACCTGAATCTTCTTGATCCCGCCTTCTTCGATGCTGATCCTGATCCTGGTGCTGCCGGCGTCAATGGCATTTTCCACCAGCTCTTTTACTACCGATGCCGGCCGCTCGATCACTTCTCCAGCTGCGATTTTGTTCGCCGTATCCTCATCAAGAATCCGGATCCTGGTCATGGTTTCCTCCTGACAGCTTCCCCAACAGTTCTCCTGCTTCCCTGGCAAAGCTTGATAATAGGTGCCAGGCTTCAATCGGGCTGGTCCCGTCTAGATCCAGCTTGCAGAGCCGTCCCAAAAAGTGTTGCATTTCCGGTAGGCCGGGCAAGTGAGAAGAACCTGCTGCACCGGCTTTTTGAGCTGCCGCAGCAGCGACTTCCCGGACCGTTTGTCTAACATCCTGTTTTCTTTCTTCCAGGGCCGCCAATAGGTTATTGGCCCTGTCGAGCACTTCCTTGGGCACGCCGGCCAGTTCCGCCACATGAATCCCGTAACTGCGGTCAGCGGCCCCCGGGATCACCTTGCGGAGGAAAGTAATCTTATTTCCTTCCTCCTTAACCGCCATGCTAAAATTACGGGCGGCGGGAAACTCTTCCTGTAAGAGAGTCAATTCATGATAATGGGTAGCAAACAGCGTGCGGGCCTTCACACGGGTCAACAGGTACTCGCTGACGGCCCAGGCAATGCTGATCCCGTCAAAAGTGCTGGTTCCACGTCCCACTTCGTCTAGAATCACCAAGCTCCGCTCGGTGGCATGGTTAAGAATATTGGCTACTTCATTCATTTCCACCATAAAAGTGCTCCGGCCGGTGCTCAAGTCATCGGAAGCTCCAACCCTGGCAAAAATGCGATCGGCAATACCCACTACCGCTTTACGGGCCGGCACAAAGCTGCCAATTTGGGCCATGACCGTAATCAGCGCCGCCATTCTGATATAGGTAGATTTGCCGGCCATATTGGGTCCCGTAATAATATTCAGTATCGAAGCAGGGGGTTCCAAGTGACAATCATTAGCCACAAACCTACCGGCACTCAGTTTTTCCACCACCGGGTGCCGGGCTTCGATGAGCTCCAATTTGGAACTGTCAACCAGTTCCGGTTTGCAATAATTGTTTGCAATCGCCACTAAGGCCAAACTCAATAAGACATCCAATTCCGCCACTATGTTGGCGGATGTCTGCAGGCGACCGGCGTTTTTTTCGACCTGAGCCCTTAATTCATTAAAGATCTCATATTCCAACTTGTTGAGTTTTTCCTCAGCCCCCAGGATCAAGTTTTCCATTTCTTTTAACTCGGCGGTGATAAAACGTTCCGCATTGGCCAGGGTTTGCTTGCGGTGATAATCCTGGGGAACCATATGTAAATTGGGTTTCGTGACCTCCAAGTAATAACCGAAAACCTTGTTGAACCCCACTTTCAACGAACGAATACCCGTTCGTTCACGCTCCTTGGCCTCTAATTCAGCAATCCACTGCTTGCCATGTCGTGCCGCTTCCCGTAACCGGTCTACTTCCTGGTTAAAACCGTCTTTGATAATGTTGCCTTCCCTGACACCGGCCGGTGGGTCATCAGCAATACCGTTGTCCAGCAGGGTAAAAAGGTCTTCCAAAAGGTCGAGATCGTTGATTAAGAGCCTCAAATAAGCACTGTGTACCCAGTCGATCAAACCTGCAATCTGGGGCAAACGGGCAATGGATTGCTTCAAAGCCAGGAGATCCCGTGCATTGGCGGACCCATAAGCCACCCGGCCTACCAACCTTTCTAAATCATAAATGCCCTTAATAGCTTTGCGCAAACTTTCCCGCAGCAAAGCATTTTCCACCAATTCTTCCACTGCATCCAATCTTTGTTGAATAAGGTTCTTGTCCAGCAGGGGTGTCTCCAGCCAGTGTTTCAGCTTGCGCGCTCCCATGGCTGTCACTGTCTCATCCAGGACACCCAGCAAGGAGGCTCGGACGGATTTGGTCTGCATGTTTTCGGTCAATTCCAGGTTCCGGCGGGTGGCAGCATCAATCAACATGTAATTCTTCGGCTTGTAAACTTTTAGTTCGGTTAAGTGGCCCAGTTTTTGCTTTTGGGTTTCTTGCAGGAAATCTAAAACGTAATATGCCGCTTGGCAAGCCAAAGGCCATTTATAAAGCTGCGCCGCCAGGTCTTCCCCAACCCGCAGTTCTGTCTCTAAAACTTCCAACACCTGCCCAAGGCTCTTTTGGAGCATTGGCCGCCAATTGATGTAGCACTTCACTTGTTTCAGGATCTCAGGCACGCAGCCATCGTCTTTCAGGGTATCGGGCACAATCAATTCCGCCGGTTTGAGGCGAATTAGCTCATCCAGGACGGATACTTCCCGGTGTCCACACTGGGTCACGCAAAACTCACCGGTGGAAATATCTATGTAAGCCAAGCCCCAACTACCATGCTCACTGACCAAAGCACCCAAATAATTGTTGGCTTTATCCAGCAGCACTTTTTCATCCATGACGGTACCGGGGGTGATGACCCGGATCACTTCCCGGCGCACTATTCCTTTCGCCACAGCCGGATCTTCCACTTGTTCGCAGATGGCCACTTTATAGCCATGGGCCAGCAGTTTAGCTACGTAACCCTCATAGGCATGATAAGGAATGCCGCACATGGGGACTTTCTCTATACCGCCGTCGCGGGCGGTAAGGGCAATCTCCAGAATGGCCGATGCCGTGAGGGCATCTTCAAAGAACATCTCATAGAAGTCGCCCAGCCGGAAAAACAGGATGGCGTCTTGATACTGGGATTTTATGTGAAGATATTGCTGAATCATGGGTGTATAGCCCACCGGTCTCCCTCCCTGTCCACTATCTCCCATTATAGCACAATCCGGCTTAAGGCTAAAAGAAACCCGTTACGGGTCGTAACGGGTCAAACTACCTCACCTATTAAGAAAAAGGTGGGAGCTTCGCAAATTTTCACTTGTACCAGTTGGCCGATTAACTCTTCGCCGCCTGGAAAAACGACTATTTTATTGCCCCTGGTTCTACCGGTTAAGCGCTCCGCATTTGTTTTGCTGACACCTTCCACCAGGACTTCCTGCACGGTATGGAGTAACGCCTGGTTTTGTTCCAGGCTGATCCGGTTCTGCAGTTCCAATAAGCGCTGGAACCGTTCTTTCTTAACTTCTTCATCCACTTGTTCCCACTTGGCGGCGGGGGTACCAGTTCTGGGCGAATACAAGAAAGTAAAAGCGTTGTCAAATCTGGCCCGGGCCACCAGGTCTAAAGTATCCTCAAAATCCTCATCCGTTTCCCCCGGAAATCCGACAATAATGTCGGTGGTGATGGTGGCTCCCGGTATGGCTTCCCGGATTTTCCTGACCAAATCCAAGTAGTATTCCCTGGTGTAACCGCGGTTCATCTTCTTGAGCACCTGGTTGCTGCCCGCCTGCACCGGCAGGTGGAAATGCTCACAGACTTTCTTTGAATTCTTAATCGTTTCAATCAGCTTATCTGTGAAATCCCTGGGATGAGAAGTGGTATAGCGAATCCTGGCCAGGCCCTCCACGTCTTCCAGGGACTGCAGCAGGTCGGCAAAATCAAAATCCATATCCAAGTCTTTTCCGTAAGAGTTCACATTCTGCCCGAGCAACATGACCTCTTTGAATCCCTGTTGAGCCATGGCCCGAACTTCCTCTTGAATAGCTTGCGGGTCCCGGCTCCGTTCCCTGCCCCGCACATAAGGCACAATACAGTAGGAGCAGAAATTGTTGCAGCCGTACATGATGGTCACGTAGCCCTTCAGGTTATTCCATCTTCGCATGGGCAGGGTCTCCACGATGTCCTGTTCTTTATCCCAAACCTCAGTGACGGTCCCCTGGCCGGCCTGGGCCATGGACAATAATTCCGGCAGCCGGTGGACGTTGTGGGTGCCGAACACCAAATCCACATGGGGTACCTTCCGGCGCAGCTTCTCAGCCATGCCGGGCTGCTGTGCCATGCAACCGCAGACGCCGATCACCAGGTCCGGATTGCTTTCTTTGAGATGCTTGAGCTCGCCTAGCAACCCAATAACTTTGTTTTCCGCTCTTTCCCTGACACAACAAGTATTGATCAACACTACATCAGCTTTTTCCGCTTCATCGGTCCATTGATAACCCAGTTGCTCCAAAATGCCGCTCAGTACTTCCGTGTCATGTTCATTCATCTGGCAGCCGTAGGTGATAATATGATAGTTGCGAATCTGCTCCATTCCCACTCTCTCCTCACGATGCAGTTTGCCGCTTTTAATTATAGCTTGGCCAATGTCTACTTCCTTATCCTCAAAAAAACTGGAGTGCTAAACGCTTCGCCGGTTTGCACTCCAATTCAGTCATCTTCAAGTATTTTAAGCTAATTTTTCTACCGATGTCAACTTTTTCAGGCGCTGGTAAGATACCCTGACCAGCGATTTGTCTTGACTATAAGTTATTTTATCAATGGCTTCTGCCACAGGGTAGAAACCTCCATCGGTAAAGCCCAACTCTTCATTAATCCGGTGGTGCTCGCTTTTGGCCTCCATAATGAACCAGGTGATTTTATTGCACACAGGTTGCTTGCGGGAATAGGAATAGAATTCGTATTGGGTTTCTCCTGCGGGACCTATGATCTCAGCCTCTACGCCGGCTTCTTCCCGTACACGGTTAATCGCTACTTCATTAGCACGTTGACCGGCCCGGATGACCCCCTTCGGTAGCACCCATTCTTTCTTGTCGTTCTGAAGGATCAGTACTTTGTCTTCGAAAAACACTACTCCTCCTGCACAATTTCTGCAAAGCATTGGACAGCACCCCCTGATTATTCGTTAGGCTTTAGTATAGCTATTCTATAGAGGTGCTGGTTTTCCTTCAACAACATGCCCGGAAATAAGGCGGTTTTCCCTAGAAAACATAAGCGGTGACCCGGCGCAATTCCTGAAAATTACTGCACTGGTAAATCCCCTGGCAATAAGGCCGGTATAATGCCAATACGCTGTCTTTCTCATACCACTGTTCCGACGGGCGGGGATTAAGCCAGTAGATACCGTTGACCTTACTAGCAATCTCTTCCAAGGCGCCTACTTGCGGGTCACGCCAGTTGTTCTTACCGTCTCCCAGGATAATCAGCTTGGCTTTTGCCGGGACACTGGGCAAATACATGGCCGCAAAATCACTGAAAACACGCCCGTAATCAGTAAAGCCGGTGGCGGAACAAGGGGCATAGATGCCCAGGAATCTTAACTTTTCCAAAGCCTCTTGCTTCTGCAGCAAGTGGGTTACTTCAGCTATCCGGTCCACAAAAATGAAACTCCGGATTTTCTTGTGTTTTGTTTGAAATGCCCAAACTAAAAGCAGCACGAAAAAAGTATACCTGGACATGGAGTTGGAAATATCGCACAGGACAACCAATTCCGGCCGGTCCGGTTTGCGGCTTTTTCGTTTCAGCCGCATAGGCACGCCGCCTTGGGTGGCTGCCAACCGCAGCGTCCTTTTCAGGTCAATTTTCCCGCGCTGGCTGGGATGCAGTCGATAACCTTTACGGGAGGCTAGTTTCTTACCTAGTTTTTTTACCTGCTGCGCCACTAGATCCAGGGTGGCTTCATTCAAGTGATTGAAATCCCTTCGCCGGTAGTTCAGCTCCTGCAATATCCCTTCAATATCCTGTTCCCCTTTTTGTGCAGCGGTTTTCCGGTACAGGTGATATTCCACCGCTAAGGCCAACTGCTCCAAACGCTCCAGCATAAAGTGTTTTTCCGCCTCGTTGAGTCCAAGCCGGTTCTCTAAATCGTGTTTCAGCATGTGCCAGTCCAACTGGCGCTGGATGTTTTCCCAGTGCACGGTAACCTGGTGCAGCCGGAATTCTTCGTCAGGGATGCTCTCCACAATGCGCTGCGCCATCCCGCCGATGTCCTGTTCCTCTAATAAAGAGAGCAAAAAATCCCCCCTGGAGCCTCCGATACCGCTTCGTCCAAGGCCCCTGCCGTCACAGCTGCCGGCCTTTATTTTCATGGCCATCTCCTCTTTAGCGATGCCGGACCAACCCCGGGTGTTTGGTTGGGTAGGAGGCGGCCCAAAGCAAAGGGCGTAGACTTTTTCAAAAACGATCATTTCTTGGGGGCTTTTGGCAAAGATGGAACGCAGCACAGTATGGAAAGTTTGCGGTTCCACCCCAACCAAGGTCAAAGCTTCCAAAGCCGTTATCAATTGTTCCAGACTGGCGGTAATACCGGCTTTCCGGAGAGAGTAAACGAAATGCAGCAGTTTTTCCACCATGTTCATTTAGCACCCGACAACAAAAGATAATCCAATTTGCCGGCAATTTTCTGGAAATCTTCGCGATACTTAACCAGCAACATCATCGTATTGTGCACTAATTCTTTCCCTAAGGAGACCACGTTCAGGCTGACCAGGGCATGGGCCCAGTCGACGGTTTCGGCGATACTGGGCGGCTTCCTGAGATTCTGCTTCCGGAGCAAATGCACAAAATGGACTACCTCCCGGCCCAGCCGCTCGTCTATATCCGGTACCTTACGGCGGATAATAGTCAGTTCCGTTTCCGGGGAAGGATAATCCAAGTATAAATGAAAACATCTCCGCCGCAGCGCTTCGGAAAACTCCCTGGCACTGTTACTGGTAATGATGATGGCAGGAATACTGGTGGCTTTAATCGTCCCATACTCGGGAATTGTTACCTGGTATTCGGATAAGGTCTCCAATAGGAAGCTTTCAAATTCCTCTTCGCTCTTATCCAATTCATCGATCAATAAGACCGTTTCTTTATCGGCGGTCAAAGCCTTCAACAGGGGCCGCTCCAGCAGGAATTCCCTGGTATAGAGTACGCTTTTTGCGTCGGACCATTTTAATTCATCCCGTAGATTAGCTTGGATCCACAACAACTGTTTCTGGTAATCCCATTCATACAAAGCCTTCGACTCGTCTAATCCCTCATAACACTGCAGCCTAATTAATTCTCGCTGGGAAACCTGAGCCAGCGTTTTCGCCAGTTCCGTTTTGCCAACGCCGGCAGGTCCTTCAACTAACAACGGCCTTTTCATCTGCCAAGCCAAATAGATAACCGTAGCCGCATCGCGATTCAAATAATAGCCGGCTTGTTCTAAACGAGAAATAAGGTCGTCAATGGATTTAAACATACTCTCAACCCTACCCCTATTACTCAAGATGGACCAGAAACGCCAAGCAATCTGCCAGTGTCCCCCGGTAATCCGTGATAAAATCCCTACCGGTCCGGTTAATCAGGTAATCTTCCACCAGGAAGGATTTCATGCCTAGCTCGCGGGCTATCAAATCCTCATCCACATCGTTGCCGACCATGAGGCAGTCCGCCGGATCGACACCGATAAGCTCGACAATTTCCCGGTAATACTCTATATGGGGTTTACAAAAGTGCATGATTTCATAGGATGTGATCAAGTCGAAAGCGACATCGGCGATGCCAATCCAGCGCAATCTTTCCCGAATGGCTTGCAAGGGAAAAACAGGATTCGTGGCAATAACAACTTTACCCTGACGCTTAGCAGCTTCAACGATTTTCGGCACCAATGGATTGGCAGGACAGATTTCCCGCAGCCGGCAGAACTCAGTGACATAAAAGCGGTCGAAAACCGGCTTCATTACTTCCGGCAGCAGCCCCGTCAGGGCGAAAAACTTTTCCATGAATACCTGCTCGTTGGTCTTGCCGGGATCTTTATCCCCAATCATGCAAAAAGTAGCTTCCAATAAATGCCGTACAAAAGTATCCGGTTCCATGTAGGGCGCGGTAAACATTGACAGCAGTTTCAGGTATTCCTGCAGAAACTCGTCGGTATCCACCGGAAGTAATGTACCGTCCAAATCAAAGAGTATTGCTTTAAACAAACTCCTCCCCCATCTCACTCACAGTTGATAGTTTGGTGCTTCTTTGGTGATTTGCACATCGTGTGGGTGGCTTTCCTTCAATCCGGCGCTGGAAATGCGGATAAACTTGCCTTTCTGCTGCAGTTCTTCAATGGTGGCGGTACCGCAGTATCCCATACCTGCTCTCAGGCCCCCGACGAGCTGGTAAATGGTTTCGCTTAAAGGACCCCGGTATGGTACCCGGCCCTCGATTCCTTCCGGAACCAATTTGACGGCGTCATCTTGGAAATAGCGGTCTTTGCTGCCGGCCTTCATGGCCCCCAGGGAACCCATGCCGCGATAAACTTTATACGTTCTGCCCTGATAAATCTCCGTCTCGCCGGGACTCTCCTCACAACCGGCCAGCAAACTCCCAATCATCACCGTGCTGGCTCCCGCCGCGATGGCTTTAGTAATGTCCCCGGAATATTTAATACCGCCGTCGCCGATAATGGGAACCCCTTTCTTGTGAGCCACCAGGTAAGCCTCCCAAATGGCCGTAATCTGGGGCACGCCAATGCCAGCAACGACCCTGGTTGTACAAATGGAACCGGGTCCCACCCCTACTTTCACCGCATCAGCACCGGCTTTAATTAAAGCCAGGGTCCCCTCCGCCGTGGCCACATTCCCGGCGATGACATCCAATTTAGGAAAAGCATCTTTGATCTCTCTCACCTTCTGCAAGACACCGGCAGAATGGCCGTGGGCCGTGTCCACCACAATGGCGTCAACCCCCGCTTTCACCAGGGCTTCGG harbors:
- the miaB gene encoding tRNA (N6-isopentenyl adenosine(37)-C2)-methylthiotransferase MiaB, which codes for MEQIRNYHIITYGCQMNEHDTEVLSGILEQLGYQWTDEAEKADVVLINTCCVRERAENKVIGLLGELKHLKESNPDLVIGVCGCMAQQPGMAEKLRRKVPHVDLVFGTHNVHRLPELLSMAQAGQGTVTEVWDKEQDIVETLPMRRWNNLKGYVTIMYGCNNFCSYCIVPYVRGRERSRDPQAIQEEVRAMAQQGFKEVMLLGQNVNSYGKDLDMDFDFADLLQSLEDVEGLARIRYTTSHPRDFTDKLIETIKNSKKVCEHFHLPVQAGSNQVLKKMNRGYTREYYLDLVRKIREAIPGATITTDIIVGFPGETDEDFEDTLDLVARARFDNAFTFLYSPRTGTPAAKWEQVDEEVKKERFQRLLELQNRISLEQNQALLHTVQEVLVEGVSKTNAERLTGRTRGNKIVVFPGGEELIGQLVQVKICEAPTFFLIGEVV
- the guaB gene encoding IMP dehydrogenase, with the protein product MDTEKFVKEGLTFDDVLLIPAASSVLPKDVDTSAYLTPNIKLNIPIVSAGMDTVTESRLAIAIAREGGIGVIHKNMSIERQALEVDRVKRSEHGIITDPFSLSPDHSIGDALEIMARYRISGVPITVNGKLVGIITNRDLRFETDYHRPIHEVMTKDNLITAPEGTTLEEAKQILQRHKIEKLPIVDKDFNLKGLITIKDIEKARQYPNAAKDAKGRLRVAAAVGVTDDTLERTEALVKAGVDAIVVDTAHGHSAGVLQKVREIKDAFPKLDVIAGNVATAEGTLALIKAGADAVKVGVGPGSICTTRVVAGIGVPQITAIWEAYLVAHKKGVPIIGDGGIKYSGDITKAIAAGASTVMIGSLLAGCEESPGETEIYQGRTYKVYRGMGSLGAMKAGSKDRYFQDDAVKLVPEGIEGRVPYRGPLSETIYQLVGGLRAGMGYCGTATIEELQQKGKFIRISSAGLKESHPHDVQITKEAPNYQL
- the mutS gene encoding DNA mismatch repair protein MutS, which gives rise to MGDSGQGGRPVGYTPMIQQYLHIKSQYQDAILFFRLGDFYEMFFEDALTASAILEIALTARDGGIEKVPMCGIPYHAYEGYVAKLLAHGYKVAICEQVEDPAVAKGIVRREVIRVITPGTVMDEKVLLDKANNYLGALVSEHGSWGLAYIDISTGEFCVTQCGHREVSVLDELIRLKPAELIVPDTLKDDGCVPEILKQVKCYINWRPMLQKSLGQVLEVLETELRVGEDLAAQLYKWPLACQAAYYVLDFLQETQKQKLGHLTELKVYKPKNYMLIDAATRRNLELTENMQTKSVRASLLGVLDETVTAMGARKLKHWLETPLLDKNLIQQRLDAVEELVENALLRESLRKAIKGIYDLERLVGRVAYGSANARDLLALKQSIARLPQIAGLIDWVHSAYLRLLINDLDLLEDLFTLLDNGIADDPPAGVREGNIIKDGFNQEVDRLREAARHGKQWIAELEAKERERTGIRSLKVGFNKVFGYYLEVTKPNLHMVPQDYHRKQTLANAERFITAELKEMENLILGAEEKLNKLEYEIFNELRAQVEKNAGRLQTSANIVAELDVLLSLALVAIANNYCKPELVDSSKLELIEARHPVVEKLSAGRFVANDCHLEPPASILNIITGPNMAGKSTYIRMAALITVMAQIGSFVPARKAVVGIADRIFARVGASDDLSTGRSTFMVEMNEVANILNHATERSLVILDEVGRGTSTFDGISIAWAVSEYLLTRVKARTLFATHYHELTLLQEEFPAARNFSMAVKEEGNKITFLRKVIPGAADRSYGIHVAELAGVPKEVLDRANNLLAALEERKQDVRQTVREVAAAAAQKAGAAGSSHLPGLPEMQHFLGRLCKLDLDGTSPIEAWHLLSSFAREAGELLGKLSGGNHDQDPDS
- a CDS encoding VWA domain-containing protein; this translates as MNMVEKLLHFVYSLRKAGITASLEQLITALEALTLVGVEPQTFHTVLRSIFAKSPQEMIVFEKVYALCFGPPPTQPNTRGWSGIAKEEMAMKIKAGSCDGRGLGRSGIGGSRGDFLLSLLEEQDIGGMAQRIVESIPDEEFRLHQVTVHWENIQRQLDWHMLKHDLENRLGLNEAEKHFMLERLEQLALAVEYHLYRKTAAQKGEQDIEGILQELNYRRRDFNHLNEATLDLVAQQVKKLGKKLASRKGYRLHPSQRGKIDLKRTLRLAATQGGVPMRLKRKSRKPDRPELVVLCDISNSMSRYTFFVLLLVWAFQTKHKKIRSFIFVDRIAEVTHLLQKQEALEKLRFLGIYAPCSATGFTDYGRVFSDFAAMYLPSVPAKAKLIILGDGKNNWRDPQVGALEEIASKVNGIYWLNPRPSEQWYEKDSVLALYRPYCQGIYQCSNFQELRRVTAYVF
- the mutL gene encoding DNA mismatch repair endonuclease MutL, coding for MTRIRILDEDTANKIAAGEVIERPASVVKELVENAIDAGSTRIRISIEEGGIKKIQVRDDGSGMSREDCQLAFSRHGTSKIKHAGDLLRIRTLGFRGEALPSIAAVSRVTLMSRQREDLEGTVIRLEGGKLAGITPAGCPAGTEVIVEDLFFNTPARKKYLKRPATEAFHAIAAVQKLAVAHPAVGFQLWHNGQQVLATGGSGVLQNALVDLFGLEFVENLVPVNWKNEVIEITGYAGKGFFSRSNRDQQFFIVNGRAVRSPLLQGAVERVYRGLLPNGRYPVAVISLRVDPEEVDVNVHPAKLEIKFADPDRISQALTGAVHRALQETNHIPLVTGSGAPVQEVTKRIERVKEAVDTYLQTQLKDYQIEHTAETPAGSLRGPLGAREHSEVPQGTVDPVAAPAPAGRVEQEPFPELVAIGQLHDSFILAQGAEGLYIVDQHAAHERIEYEALWDKMGTSACEAQGLAVPVTLELNPVDKELLINRMVLLRDMGIIIEHFGKNTFLIRAVPLGFTGEEIAELIWEIIHTEKQPGHKTQDAREPVIKMLACKKAVKAKQRLSQVEQQALLDKLARLNRPFTCPHGRPVIICLSMKELLRRFGRS
- a CDS encoding NUDIX hydrolase, with the translated sequence MLCRNCAGGVVFFEDKVLILQNDKKEWVLPKGVIRAGQRANEVAINRVREEAGVEAEIIGPAGETQYEFYSYSRKQPVCNKITWFIMEAKSEHHRINEELGFTDGGFYPVAEAIDKITYSQDKSLVRVSYQRLKKLTSVEKLA
- the miaA gene encoding tRNA (adenosine(37)-N6)-dimethylallyltransferase MiaA: MYNLAIIAGPTAVGKSAVAVEVAALIGGEIISADSAQVYRGMDIGTAKITHEEMFAANGEFIPHHLLSFLPPDARFSVADFRDRVDALIPGIAARGKIPILVGGTGLYIEGVIDPYKFSPLAFDAELRQKLMEESKRRGKDYLHRQLAQVDPAAAAKIHPNDLKRVIRALEVYSLTGVPISEAGQRAPGRAESRYHLCYIGLTAERTYLYERINQRVDKMMEEGFLEEVKALLDQGYSPDLPALQSLGYRQMIGYLRGEYDLETAVNLIKRDTRRFAKRQLTWFKRDPRIIWFNVQHFPDKSALAAEIAQVISRSIANNVELGISN
- a CDS encoding HAD family hydrolase, with translation MFKAILFDLDGTLLPVDTDEFLQEYLKLLSMFTAPYMEPDTFVRHLLEATFCMIGDKDPGKTNEQVFMEKFFALTGLLPEVMKPVFDRFYVTEFCRLREICPANPLVPKIVEAAKRQGKVVIATNPVFPLQAIRERLRWIGIADVAFDLITSYEIMHFCKPHIEYYREIVELIGVDPADCLMVGNDVDEDLIARELGMKSFLVEDYLINRTGRDFITDYRGTLADCLAFLVHLE
- a CDS encoding MoxR family ATPase; this translates as MFKSIDDLISRLEQAGYYLNRDAATVIYLAWQMKRPLLVEGPAGVGKTELAKTLAQVSQRELIRLQCYEGLDESKALYEWDYQKQLLWIQANLRDELKWSDAKSVLYTREFLLERPLLKALTADKETVLLIDELDKSEEEFESFLLETLSEYQVTIPEYGTIKATSIPAIIITSNSAREFSEALRRRCFHLYLDYPSPETELTIIRRKVPDIDERLGREVVHFVHLLRKQNLRKPPSIAETVDWAHALVSLNVVSLGKELVHNTMMLLVKYREDFQKIAGKLDYLLLSGAK